A region from the Gammaproteobacteria bacterium genome encodes:
- the hrcA gene encoding heat-inducible transcriptional repressor HrcA, giving the protein MARKRQEPTQGPDGQLSERAQHLMKALVERYIRDGEPVGSRNLARDSALDLSPATIRNIMADLEELGMVRSPHTSAGRVPTAKGYRLFVDALLTVKPLSASEMFKLQNHMRDEGMDSQALVESTSKMLSSFTHMAGLVTVPKSNRSAWRHIEFLPLSDRRVLAILVMNEQEVQNRIIQLDRDYSQAELIEAANYLNSEFSGRDVSSIREHILREMGRAREHMNQQMSSAIQLAEKMVKSPVDRESGYVLAGETNLMEFAELSNVDKLRQLFEAFNTKRDLLHLLDQCVSADGVQIFIGEESGYEPLDDMSLVSAPYSVNDDQVGVLAVIGPSRMAYERVIPIVDVTSKLLTAALNPKKS; this is encoded by the coding sequence ATGGCGAGAAAGCGACAGGAACCAACGCAGGGTCCCGACGGCCAGCTTTCGGAGCGTGCCCAGCACCTGATGAAGGCGCTGGTCGAGCGCTACATCCGCGACGGCGAGCCGGTGGGTTCCCGCAACCTGGCGCGCGACTCGGCGCTGGATCTCAGCCCGGCGACCATTCGCAACATCATGGCTGACCTCGAGGAGCTCGGCATGGTGCGTTCGCCGCACACCTCGGCGGGCCGCGTGCCGACCGCCAAGGGTTACCGCCTGTTCGTCGACGCGCTGTTGACGGTCAAACCGCTGTCGGCCAGCGAGATGTTCAAGTTGCAGAATCACATGCGCGACGAGGGCATGGACTCGCAAGCACTGGTCGAATCCACGTCCAAGATGCTGTCGTCCTTCACCCACATGGCCGGCCTGGTCACGGTACCGAAAAGCAACCGCAGTGCCTGGCGACATATCGAGTTCCTCCCGCTGTCCGATCGCCGCGTGCTGGCCATCCTGGTGATGAACGAGCAGGAGGTGCAGAACCGCATCATCCAGCTGGATCGTGACTACTCCCAGGCCGAGCTGATCGAAGCGGCCAATTACCTGAATTCCGAGTTTTCCGGTCGCGATGTGTCTTCGATTCGAGAACACATCCTGCGAGAAATGGGCCGGGCCCGGGAACACATGAACCAGCAGATGAGCTCGGCCATCCAGCTCGCCGAGAAAATGGTCAAGTCGCCGGTGGATCGCGAATCCGGCTACGTGCTGGCCGGCGAGACCAACCTGATGGAATTTGCCGAGCTGTCGAATGTCGACAAGCTCCGCCAGCTGTTCGAGGCCTTCAACACCAAGCGTGACCTGCTGCACCTGCTGGACCAGTGCGTCTCGGCCGACGGGGTGCAGATTTTCATTGGCGAGGAGTCCGGCTACGAGCCGCTGGATGACATGTCGCTGGTCTCGGCCCCTTACTCGGTGAATGACGACCAGGTCGGGGTGCTGGCTGTCATCGGCCCGAGCCGCATGGCCTACGAGCGGGTGATACCGATCGTCGATGTCACCTCGAAGCTGCTGACAGCGGCGTTGAACCCCAAAAAGAGCTGA
- the grpE gene encoding nucleotide exchange factor GrpE, with protein sequence MADKPEAQNENPNENVEETSTPAEPEPQESSAAAANDEAGVEAEKDPVAAALAEAEARADEFRDQYLRTAAEMENLRKRSARDVEQARKFALERFVAELLPVIDALEMGLSAASDAKDQAGALVEGTEMTLKQFQQVLERFGVETVSPEGEVFNPEFHEAMATQPSEDAEPDTVLTVVQKGYLLNGRVVRPARVLVAKAPE encoded by the coding sequence ATGGCTGACAAGCCAGAAGCCCAGAACGAGAACCCGAACGAGAACGTCGAAGAAACGAGCACCCCGGCAGAGCCGGAGCCGCAGGAATCCTCTGCCGCTGCGGCCAACGACGAAGCGGGCGTGGAAGCGGAAAAAGACCCCGTGGCCGCAGCGCTGGCAGAAGCCGAAGCCAGGGCCGACGAGTTCCGCGACCAGTACCTGCGTACCGCCGCGGAGATGGAAAACCTGCGCAAGCGCTCGGCACGCGACGTGGAACAGGCGCGCAAGTTTGCGCTGGAGCGCTTCGTTGCCGAACTGCTGCCGGTGATCGACGCCCTGGAAATGGGCCTGAGCGCGGCATCCGACGCCAAGGACCAGGCCGGTGCGCTGGTCGAGGGCACGGAAATGACCTTGAAGCAGTTCCAGCAGGTGCTGGAGCGTTTCGGGGTCGAGACCGTGTCGCCGGAAGGCGAGGTCTTCAACCCGGAATTTCACGAGGCCATGGCCACCCAGCCCTCGGAAGACGCCGAGCCTGACACCGTTCTCACGGTCGTGCAGAAGGGTTACCTGCTGAACGGCCGCGTCGTGCGCCCGGCCCGCGTGCTGGTTGCCAAGGCGCCGGAGTGA
- a CDS encoding NAD(+) kinase, which translates to MSQQSTQSPDAKSFQRIALFAKHDNALALDIARTAIDHLAPRKLELCADRELSANMPAADLSDAAPETADLAIVIGGDGTLLHTARQLAPHGVPIVGVNAGRLGFLADIPREALTTTLDDLFAGKFISETRHMLRAEVFRADGKVDWTDKALNDVVVQKRDVGRMIEFETHIDGNYVCTHRADGLVVSTPTGSTAYALSAGGPIVHPALDAIAIVPICPHTLSDRPLVIGGEADVDIVMRQADGSGAQVVLDGQESSPLAAGDRVRISRAERSLQLLHPAGHDYYHLLRHKLHWGRDHDSGKER; encoded by the coding sequence ATGAGCCAGCAATCCACACAGTCTCCCGATGCCAAGAGCTTCCAGCGCATTGCGCTGTTTGCCAAGCACGACAACGCCCTTGCCCTCGATATTGCCCGAACGGCGATCGACCACCTGGCACCTCGCAAGCTGGAGCTTTGTGCCGACCGCGAACTCTCGGCCAACATGCCCGCTGCCGACCTGTCCGACGCTGCGCCCGAGACCGCCGACCTCGCCATTGTCATTGGCGGTGACGGCACCCTGCTGCACACGGCTCGACAGCTGGCACCGCATGGCGTGCCGATTGTCGGTGTGAATGCCGGACGCCTCGGTTTCCTCGCCGACATCCCGCGCGAAGCATTGACCACCACGCTGGACGACCTGTTTGCCGGCAAGTTCATATCCGAAACCCGCCACATGCTGCGGGCAGAGGTCTTCCGTGCCGATGGCAAGGTCGACTGGACCGACAAGGCCTTGAACGATGTGGTCGTCCAGAAGCGCGATGTCGGTCGCATGATCGAATTCGAAACGCACATCGACGGCAATTACGTCTGCACCCATCGCGCCGATGGCCTGGTGGTATCGACCCCGACCGGCTCGACGGCCTATGCACTTTCTGCAGGTGGCCCGATCGTGCACCCGGCGCTGGACGCGATTGCGATCGTGCCGATCTGTCCGCACACCCTGTCCGATCGACCGCTGGTGATCGGTGGCGAGGCCGACGTCGACATCGTCATGCGCCAGGCCGATGGCTCGGGTGCGCAGGTCGTGCTGGACGGCCAGGAAAGCTCGCCGCTGGCAGCAGGCGATCGCGTGCGCATCTCCCGCGCGGAACGTTCGCTGCAATTGCTGCACCCGGCAGGACACGATTATTACCACCTGCTCAGGCACAAGCTGCACTGGGGCCGTGACCATGACAGCGGCAAGGAACGATAG